ATTCTCATTCCATTTATATGGTCTGCTACTCCTCTTGCCTGTTTCTGTGCAGGTCCTGCAAGAGCAAGTTTGAAGTAGTCATTGTAAAGAGCATTATATACCTCAATAGCATCTCCTACTGCATATATATCTCTATCAGATGTCAAATAATTCTGATCAACTTTTATCCCACCTGTTTTTCCAACTTCAAGTCCAGCTTTCTTAGCAAGTTCAATATCTGGAGTTACTCCAATTGCTAAAACTACTGCTTCTGCCTCCACTTTTTTACCAGACTCAAGAACTACCATATTCTTTTCAAATTCTACAACCTTATCCTCTACAATAAGATTTACTCCTTTATCATGTAGTTCTTTATGAAGAATCTGTACCATATCATAGTCAAATACTCTCAAAATCTGATTTGCTGCTTCTATAAGTGTTACGTCATAACCAGCTTCTCTTAAGTTTTCAGCAGTTTCTATTCCTATGAATCCTCCACCTATTACTGTTACTTTTTTCTTTTCACAAGTTTTTACAAATTTATTTAATCTATCTATATCAACTACATTTCTAATAGTAAAGATATTTACATTTTCAATTCCTTTTATTCTTGGTACTATAGGTTTTGCTCCCATTGAAAGAATAAGCTTATCATATTTTTCCTTATAATTTTCTCCAGTTAAAATATTTTTAACAGTTATCTCTTTATTTTCTCTATCTATATCTATAACTTCACTATTAACTCTTGCATCAATATTATATTGAGCCATAAACTTCTCAGGTGTCATTAAAACAAGTTTATCAGCACTGTCCACAATACCACTTAGGTGATAAGGTAAACAGCAGTTAGAAAATGATACGTGAGGTCCTCTCTCAAACATCACTATCTGATCTTCTTCGCTATGTCTTCTCAATCTTGCAGCTGCTGATGCCCCTCCAGCAACTCCACCAATTATAGCTATTTTTTTCATATAATCAACCCCTTAATCAATTATCCCATCTACGTTAACTTGATATAAATGGTATATATAATATAACAGCTTTAGACTCTTTAGTCAACATTTCTATTTTTGCAAAAAATAAAAGTTCCCAGCAAGATAATCTTGCCAGGAACATTTATAATACTAAGTGTGATCTAAGCCTCTACTCCTGAAGGACATTGAACAGCTACTGGTTCCTCTGCTTCTAAAGGAATTTCACCATTTTTATCCCAGCACTCTACTCCTGTACTGTCATCTAGTACATCAATTGTAAATACTGGATCAAGTCCCATTTTCTTAGAGTTTACATAATGTTGCATAGTTTGAATAGCTGGTTTTCTTAACATAACTATTGCATAGATGTTAAAGATTGCCATTAAAGCCATAAACAAGTCTGCTGTATTCCATACAATTGCTGATTCTCTTACAGCACCGAAGAATACCATTATCATAACTAAAACTCTGAATATTTGAATTTTTATTCCCTTGTCAGCATTTAAGTACTCAAGGTTTGTTTGTCCATAATAGTAGTTTCCAATAATAGTAGTATAAGCAAATAGTACAATACAAAGTAGTAAGAATATATCTCCAACACTTCCTAATTGAGCTTTCATAGCAGCTTGAGTATATCCAATACCATCTAGTTTCTGATCTAATACTCCTGAGAATAAAATTATAAATGCAGTTGCTGTACATACTCCAAGTGTAGCTACATATACACCTAAAGTTTGAATAAGACCTTGTTTAGCAGGGTGTGATGCTGAAGCTGATGCTCCTGCGTTAGGTGTACTTCCCATTCCAGCCTCGTTAGAGAATAATCCTCTTTTTACCCCTTGCATAACTATCATTCCAAGAGTTCCACCACCAAATGCTTTAAGTCCAAAAGCATTTGCAAATATTAAGCTCATTACTGAAGGTAATTCACCAATATTTTTTACAACTACGAATAAAGCAACTAAAAGATAGCTTGCTCCCATTAATGGAACTATGATTTCAGATACTTTAGCTATTCTCTTCATACCACCATAAATAACTGCAGCTGTTAATACTACTACAACAATACCACTTTTAACTCTGTCTATTCCAGCAAAGTTTTCAATAGCAATAGTCATTGTATTAGCTTGAACTGCGTTAAATATTAGCCCGTAAGTGATAGTTAATAAAACTGAGAAAGCTATACCCATCCATTTTTTCTTCATAGCTTTTTCCATGTAGAAAGCTGGTCCACCTCTAAATAATCCATCTTTTTTCTCTTTATAAATTTGTGCCAATATATTTTCAACGATACTTAAACTTCCAACTACTAGAGTTAATACCCACATCCAAAATACAGAACCTGGTCCTCCAAGTGAAATTGCTATTGCAACTCCAGCCAAGCTTCCAGTTCCAACTTTAGAACCTGCACTAACACAGAAAGCTTGGAAAGGTGATATACCTCCACCCTCTTTTTTCTCAAGCATGATTTTGAACATCTCTTTGATTTGAGTTAAGTTCGCAAATTTTAGTTTAAAAGTAAAATAAAGTCCTGATACAGTAAGTAAAATAATTAAAACGTATCCCCAAAGTATCCCATTTAAAAAATTTATTATGTTGCCTAACATGTTTCCTCCCTTAATTTTTGTGTTATTCTAGAAGATTGAGAACTTAAGTTCACTTGATAAATCTTCTAGCAGATGTAGTCCTGCTATAGAGTTTCCTCTACTGTCTAGTGAAGGACCATAAACTCCAATTCCAAGTTTTCCTGGAACAACTCCTACTATTCCTCCACCTACACCACTTTTACATGGTATTCCAACTCTTACAGCAACTTCTCCAGAACTATCATACATTCCACAAGTTACCATTAAAGTTTTCACAATTGTAGCCACTCTAGGTGAAACTACCTGTTCTCCTGTACTTAACTTACCATTGTTTGCCAAAAATAATCCGATTTTAGCTATTGTGTGTGCTGTAACTTCAATTGAGCATTGTTTGAAATATACTCTTAAAGCATCTTCAACATCTCCTTCGATTATTCCTTCGCCCTTAAGGAAATAACCCATTGCTCTGTTTCTGTTACCAGTTTCACTTTCTCCACAATAGATTTTGTAGTTTACATCCAAAGTATCATCTTCTGAAACACGTTTAAAGAAATCCAATAATCTTTGGAATTTTTCTCTTGCATCGCTACCCTTTATCATTGAACATACAGCAATTGCTCCTGCATTGATCATAGGGTTATACGGTTTACTTGAACAAGTTTCCAATTTTCTTATAGAGTTGAATGGATCTCCTGTAGGTTCCATTCCAACTTTTGAAAAAACATACTCTTCGCCATTATCTAAAATAGCTAACATTAAACTTACAATCTTAGAAATACTTTGCACTGTAAATTTCTTTTCACAATCTCCAGCACAGTAGTGGTTCCCTTCGTTATCAAGAATGCATATACCTAAAGCATCTTTTGGTGCTTTATCTAATTCTGGAATATAGTTTGCTACATTTCCGTCCTTAGTGAATGGTAAATTCTTTTTTATCAATTTACTTAGCAAATCTTGCATATTATTCACTCCTTTTTTCTTTTGCAATGTTATCAAATAACAAGAAATATATTTTTTTCACATTTTTTGTCACATAATAAATCATATATGCTTTTTATCCTATTGTCAATGATAAAAATTTGTTTTATATATAACTTGAATTCATTTTATATATGTTATTCTATATATTAGATTTATATAACAAAATTATGTTAGGCAACACAATATTTCTTATTATACATATACAA
This DNA window, taken from Fusobacterium sp. DD2, encodes the following:
- the glsA gene encoding glutaminase A, encoding MQDLLSKLIKKNLPFTKDGNVANYIPELDKAPKDALGICILDNEGNHYCAGDCEKKFTVQSISKIVSLMLAILDNGEEYVFSKVGMEPTGDPFNSIRKLETCSSKPYNPMINAGAIAVCSMIKGSDAREKFQRLLDFFKRVSEDDTLDVNYKIYCGESETGNRNRAMGYFLKGEGIIEGDVEDALRVYFKQCSIEVTAHTIAKIGLFLANNGKLSTGEQVVSPRVATIVKTLMVTCGMYDSSGEVAVRVGIPCKSGVGGGIVGVVPGKLGIGVYGPSLDSRGNSIAGLHLLEDLSSELKFSIF
- a CDS encoding alanine/glycine:cation symporter family protein, whose protein sequence is MLGNIINFLNGILWGYVLIILLTVSGLYFTFKLKFANLTQIKEMFKIMLEKKEGGGISPFQAFCVSAGSKVGTGSLAGVAIAISLGGPGSVFWMWVLTLVVGSLSIVENILAQIYKEKKDGLFRGGPAFYMEKAMKKKWMGIAFSVLLTITYGLIFNAVQANTMTIAIENFAGIDRVKSGIVVVVLTAAVIYGGMKRIAKVSEIIVPLMGASYLLVALFVVVKNIGELPSVMSLIFANAFGLKAFGGGTLGMIVMQGVKRGLFSNEAGMGSTPNAGASASASHPAKQGLIQTLGVYVATLGVCTATAFIILFSGVLDQKLDGIGYTQAAMKAQLGSVGDIFLLLCIVLFAYTTIIGNYYYGQTNLEYLNADKGIKIQIFRVLVMIMVFFGAVRESAIVWNTADLFMALMAIFNIYAIVMLRKPAIQTMQHYVNSKKMGLDPVFTIDVLDDSTGVECWDKNGEIPLEAEEPVAVQCPSGVEA
- a CDS encoding FAD-dependent oxidoreductase; amino-acid sequence: MKKIAIIGGVAGGASAAARLRRHSEEDQIVMFERGPHVSFSNCCLPYHLSGIVDSADKLVLMTPEKFMAQYNIDARVNSEVIDIDRENKEITVKNILTGENYKEKYDKLILSMGAKPIVPRIKGIENVNIFTIRNVVDIDRLNKFVKTCEKKKVTVIGGGFIGIETAENLREAGYDVTLIEAANQILRVFDYDMVQILHKELHDKGVNLIVEDKVVEFEKNMVVLESGKKVEAEAVVLAIGVTPDIELAKKAGLEVGKTGGIKVDQNYLTSDRDIYAVGDAIEVYNALYNDYFKLALAGPAQKQARGVADHINGMRIDNRGFIGSSVIKVFDYNGAATGLTENIIKDRNLSIKYETVESIPFDSVKLMPTARFLHFKLLYEVPTGRILGAQAIGKGDVAKRIDVIATVIKFGGTIDDLKDLELCYAPPFGTAKDVVNYGGYIATNLLDGSYKQVHFSKMRELVENNKFILDVREKNEYEAGHINGSVNIPLSEIRDRIGELPKDREIFIHCKSGQRSYNACLLLQHLGFKDVYNITAGFMGICFYEYFNDIRLGRKPIMDKYNFN